NNNNNNNNNNgattgaatgactgtgacgagcttcaaactcctgaaggctgggcgttagtgacagacgcaaaagaatcactggattctattccaacctgattaagaaccgacagatgattagccgtgctgtgacagagcgcgttgaacattttcactgagaggacgggattgtagccactgacaacggtgatgcccaacatacaacttaccatggaaaggagtaagaaggattggatgaagacagtaggaaagcagagagacggaagggacaaagcatctccatgcgcttatctgaaattatCACCAATGacttacataagtatctctatctttattttatgctttattcataaatcatctataaccatttgaatctccctgactgagatttacaagatgatcatagcttgcttcataccaacaatctccgtgggatcgacccttactcgcgtaaggttcattacttgaacgacccagtgcacttgctggttagttgtgcgaagttatgatacagagttgagattgcaattgagcgtaccatgttgatggcgccattgatgatcacaatttcgtgcaccaggtatCCACCTAAGCATACGCATGACAGGGGACGCGCCCGTGAGCTTCATTTTTACAAgctcacgcatacgcgtggcacTTGTTCCGGCAAACATGATTTTTAAGGTTTTAAAAACCTATTTCAAACTACTACACCTCTATTTTTATTCTGTTGGTCATAAACAATAGTGTTAAACCTGATAATCAAATGAAGTTTGGAAATGAGGATAACTTAAAAGTGAAGTAAAGTTGAAAGttgatgaattgattatgaGATGTTACAGATAAGTCATATATGATACTTGACGGGATATTCTTATGAAAGAttatgtatgaaatttggcttgaTTGATTTaatgatctgagatacgagattccctggATAAAGTGTCGTGGCTCGCCACCACGTGTAgcaggttgaaaactcgatactctgttgaccctacaaCGTAAGTGTGATCGGGCACTACAATTTCCCAGGAATGtaacccccattgagcaatattgattatttgagaaaaagctatgcatagactcttgggatgCACGTCGTgggacagtctaaggttttcatacttgtcgggttggctggataaccgacagatgagcctcatcagccataggacaggcatgcatcatatgcatattacttaAATTACTTACTTGTGCTATAATTGAGTGTGCCAAAATGTACTTGCCATGTTAAATGTATATGTGTTACCTGCAGTatttgtaaccttcttgtgcttgcctttatctatttatttgtttgtgaaATGCATGATAGAGTTGGAGGTATGGAAGAATGGCAGTATGAGACTTAGATTTAAGAttaagttaagttaggtttAGATACTCTTATAAAACTACCTTTTATGGCTTCTGGTTcatactttaagctctataatctgagtgtcggtgtTCTAAGATtacctctggcattcccaggaccttatctattatgtgtgtggcgcctttaccatattgagaacctccggttctcattccatactatgttgttgtttttcagatgcaggtcgagaggtgTCTCTTTAGGCATCTGAGCTCCTGAAGCGAAGTGGTTACTGGGTTATTTTGTTGGACAGTGATGTATATGTATGTACTTAGCTTACTCTCCACATAACttgttgtgtgtgtgtgtgtgtgtgtgtgtgtgtgtgtgtaagtattctccggccagccttgatttcgcaggctgagttaggagcttattattttttatctttgacTCTCTATTCCTACTTTTATTATGTTATGTTTGATAGATATAGTTTTCTTCACACGCAAGTTATTCCGTTTTCAGAGCATTCCGTTTTTTATTTcgcgattttgttttacccatttttccaaagctcctagtttattatattctttcaaCTATTATATGaacacattttattttagaggtcgtagcgcCTCACCACCTCTGTGTTACATCCTAGGTGTAATGCTTTGTGTTACATAGTCATTATTTTATATGTACACAATGCACACTCTACAACTTcaatgttcacaagaaaaaaaatcctcaacttgttctcaaccaattcaGACTCAAGAAACTAATGACTATGTCTCTCAACTACTTGTCATCTTCGATGGATCCCATGAATCTAAACAGCAAGTCTGATTTGTTAAGACCCGTCGTCGTGGTtgccatctccctcctcctctgCCCTATCATCTCCATGACCACATTGTCCACCACTCTGATCGCttccttcagcttcttctttGAACCAATGTTCAATAATCGTTTCAGTTTCCATATGAGCGGCAATGGCGACATTGCTCGTTGTACTGATAGCTTGGATGTGAGGTCGAAGCTATCTGCTAACTTGGACTCTAGaaaagaaggaatgaagcactcagtgtctatttcaaatgagGATTTGCATATGATGTCGAAGGAGAATCTTTCATGATGTCCTAATatccaacaatctatattgcttgCCGGAGAGTGGAGAAAGGTGTGCCCTTAGGGTAGTTGTGaaacttggtcttgaggataTCGTGGATGTTGTCAGCATTGGAGGTGATGTTATCGAGAACGTGGAAGTGGATGCTTCTGGTGGGTGAAGTGTAGAGGAGGTAGATGCATGTACCAGTCACAGAGATTTAGGAAGTATGTGGTCCATGACATGTTGAGGTAGTTGCGACACGTGTGGCAATTACACCATGGCTTAATCTTGGAACTAAagaggaagaaggaaaagatgaaaaagaagactatgaaggtgaagaaggagagtatgaatgttagggttatgcgagatatgataaaaattaggGAAGAACAGTGTCGTTTTCGAATAAAGGAGACATGGATCATTTTGTCCTTTGTTAGAGTTGGCAAGGGTTCATTTTATCCCCCATTAGAGTTGTCAGGAACTATTTTGTCTTTCTTTAGAGTTGATGGAGCcaaggacctaagtgactgacggaattaattgttagggaccaatcgaataattaattttagttaggaACTAAAGTGTCtgatctaaaattttttgaggACCAAAATAGTTATATACCCTACAATATAAGTTGTTCATTTAGCATTAgtgttttaaataataaataataatttcattGTTATGACAATTTATTTATAGTCGTATAATTAaataagtaatataactaaatacTTTTGGTGATTAAAAGTAAGAATTTAATTCTATGTATTGGCATTATAAAATAAtgttatacaaataattaatcatatattatcacatcaacaaaaataattaacttttaaatttactaCTTAAAAGCCATTTAAATGTATAAATTTACAGTCATCTTATTAAGTAGCGTTTTATTTTCAGAGACTGAGATTgagattgaaaaattaaaaaattaagacttaatattgtgtttgatgattaaaaatttatttatagtcataattaaaaatttaatgttgaaacacaaaattttagtCTTTTGAATATCTGCAAATCAAAAAGTAGGAACACAAGGGTTGAAAATTTTAGGaacgaaaatagaaataacatTTCTTCTTAAAAGCACCTccatttaacttttttaattttataactacctctcaatatttatatttatcttaaactaaacataatattaaaacataattcaatctaatatatttttatgtttttgtcgCCAACTTACCACAGGACATTTCGAAGAAGGAATTGTTTCACCTGTTCCATTGGACGTGACGAATCAATGACGTCTATCTAGGCCAGAAGCTAAAAAATAGGAAAGTTGATTTGTTTGCGTTTGTTCGCTATACGACGAGAGGGGGTGCGATGAAGGCCATGGCAGAAATGCATCATATGAGTATAAGGGGGAAGACAATCTCTGTAGCTGAGGCTAAGTATAGAAGGCATATGGAGGGAAAGAACACCGGGATACGTCAGGGAGACATTATAAAAATGGCTGTAGAGAGCAGGCAACCTCAGAAAGGCAAAAGCCCTGCAAAACTGGAGGAAACAAAGAAGATCACAACTACCAGGGATCTGAATGGGAATGGTTGGACGAAGAGGGTTGAAGTTccaatagcaaaagaaaattttaactgGCTGCTATGATGTTTATTAGGAGGAATGACGACGGCCATTGATTTCAAAGCGCTACAAAGAGTGATTAGCAAGAACTTTCCCCAGGTGGTAAAAGTCAGAGAACTTGAAGCATACAAAGCATTACTAGTTTTTGATACTGTGAAGAATGCAGAGGAATCGTTTACTTTCAAAATGAATAGTTTTCTACAATTCTTTCATAGTGTATGGAGATGGGAAGAATCATAACGGAGTGAGACAAGAAGAGTATGGTTAGAATGTTATGGAGGGCCTTTACATGTCTGGTCAGCAGAGACGTTCAACACAATAGGGGGTCTTTGGGGGGGAAGTAGTCAAGTGTGATGATTTGACGAAATCTGCCTTATCTTTCAGTGCTGGTCGATTGTTAATTGATACCTATGTATTTGATGTAATTTAGGAATGGGTGCATATCTCTGTAGGCACTAGTGGCTTTGATGTCTTCGCAAAATAGGTACGAAGAGAAATATACGGAGAAACATGCTTCATGGAAAAGACAATCACTAGTCCAACGAGTGAAAGCTCTAGTTCACAGGCTGGGGGAAGGGTAGCAATGGCGGTAGTATGGGATCCGGCGGCTGAGCTAATCTCAATGCGGTCTAAGGCAGGGGAGAAAGACAAGGGTAGAATGGTAACAccagatatttttttgaaagaatgTAATAATGAACATTTAAATCGGGATCATATGCAACGAATAGCGGGATTcctaaaatttaagaaaattaaatgggGAGGCAGATCTTGAGGGTTTGGGTGATCATACAAAGATTGACTCAGAAAGAACTGTTACCAGAGATTGGATTGATAAGGAGAGTGGGTCCAAAGGAATTGAGGAAAGAAACCGTAAGGGGAGAGATAAGGGGAGGGTGGGCAAAAGCATGGAAGCCCACAAACAATGTCCCAATGATTGCATCCTCCTGGGCCATGATTCGGTTGGGCCTATGCAACCTTCCCAAATTGTATCGTTGTTGAACTATGGGTTTGCAAAACAAAAAGGGGCCTGTGAATTGAGGCCCACTCTTGAACTCTACAAGCCATCCGTTTCAAAGCGGGTAGGCACCAGTGACTGTGGGCCGGATCAGGAACTCAATGCAAGGACTGGGCCAGGACAAGCCAGCTTGTTCATGGAGAAGGAAGCACGCGGCGGGACGCTGGGAGCCACGCAGGTTCACATTCATGCAGCTGTTAAGGAATGTGCAAGCTGCTCCATGGCGCAGCGAGGAGTCGTGGCATGCGGACAATTATGCAACGAGCTGGATGGAAGCCAACAAGCTCGATCATGTAGCGTTGTTGAGGAGAGTGAGGTAGCGGCTAACAATGTGGAGGGGTGTAATCAAGGGCTGCATTTGGAGGGGTTGGTGGAAAAAAAATGGGCCAGACAAACTAGGGGAGGGAAATGTTGCAACTACACGAAGGGGAAAATCACAGAATTGATGTCGCAGGCGATGATGAGATTCTGAGACAGGACAACACCAAAGAACATGGTACAGAGGAGGGAGTTTCTGAAACAGATGCAGAAGACACAACCCAGAATGTCGATGAGCAGCGTACGCATGAAGGTAAGTTAACCGAAAATAAGGAAGCTTTAAAGTTAGCAGTGGAGTCTAGTGTGGTCTtatatgatgaagaagaagacatcaTGGCGATTCTATAAAGTCAGAATGAAGCAATTGTGGAAAAAAGAAAGATggcaaaacaaaaagagaaagccAGGAGAAGCAggcccaaacataaaaaaaggtgagtaaaaattattttaaatgatttatAGTTGCTGGAATGTTAGAGGTCTAAGAGGGAATGGGAAGTTGAGTATGGTAAAAGAGTTGAAGCAAAATTATAGGTTGAACATGCTAGGATTGATTGAAACTAAGAAGGAGGTTATAACTAAGTTTGATGTCGCACGATTGTGGGGTTGTGACACGATGGGTTAGGATTTTGTAGAATCAGTAGGTGCCTCTAGTGGTCTATTGCTAATGTGGGATGACTTGTTGTTTAAAAATCCGAACTATTACAAAGGGGATGGTTGGCTATGCGTTGAAGGTTTGTTGACAAAAAATAGCTTGAACTGTGCATTCTGCCTAATGTATGGAGCACATATACGGAGTGAGAAACTGGTGATGTGGGAGGAGTTAAGCTACATTGTGGATCTGTGCCAAGTTCCGTTTTGCTTTATGGGAGACTTCAATGAGATATTAAGGTTGAAGGAAAGGAAAGGTGATGTTAGTTTACCAGCATCGGCAGAAGATTTCAAGGAATGGGTGCAAGATTTACAGCTGGTGGATTTACCACTAACTAATCAGAAATTCACATGGTTCTGAGGCCAATCTTGCAGCCGTATTGACAGGATTCTCGTCAGTGTGGAGTGGCTAGAGGAATTTCCAGATACTATGTTGAAAGGGGGGCCTAGAGGTCTATCAGATCATTGCTTGTTGATTTTGGAAGATACAAGACTTAGTGCAGGTCCAAGACCATTTCGAAGCCTGGATTCCTGGTTTACACATGAAGGATTTCTGAGGATGGAAAAGGAAGAGTGTAGGTTTTTGTGTGAAGGTGAGTTCACTAATAAACTGAAGGCCTTAACGGTACCACTAAGGAGATGGCATAAGGATAAGTTTGGGGACCTGGACAACAGGATAAAGAGGTTTAAGGAAGAGATTAGGAAGATTGATGACATGGTTAGTACTGGTAGTTATGACAGAACAGTGGAGGCTAGACGGAAGGCTCTTGTGACTTGTTGTGCAAAATGGTATGCCAGAAAAGAGGTTCATTGGAAGCAGATGTCCAGATCTCAACATGCTAAAGATATGGACAAGAACACTAGATACTTCCATAACCTGGCGTCAGCTAGAAAGCAGAACAATAGAATCGACTCTCTTGTAATTAATGGCAGATTGGTGAGAAACCAGTCCAGAATAAAGGTTGCAATTACAGGATTTTATAAAGATCTATATCGGCAGGGATCTGCTCCTATGATTGGGATTCATGATGGGTTGGTAAAATGAATTACTAATGACGAGGCATCAGTACTAGAGGTGTTGCCATCACCTGAAGAAGTACGAGAGGCAGTGTGGGATTGCGAGTCAAGTAAAGCACTAGGTAGTGACGGGTACAATATGAACTTCATCAAGAAATATTGGGATGAGATTGGTCAGGAATTTATTGCAGCTGTGTTGGGCTTTTTCCAAAGCGCCAAGCTACCAACAGATACTAATGTAACATGGGTGGCACTAGCTCCAAAATTTGTGGGGGCAAAGGAGATCAAAGACCTAAGGCCAATTATCATGGTTGAGTGTGTATATAATGTGATATCCAAAGTTTTGGTGAGAAGAATGCGTCTAGTGGTGCCAGGTTTAGTGGGAGGGACTCAGTCTACTTTTGTAAAGGGTCGTAAAATACATGATGGTGCGCTCATTGCTTGTGAAACGGTGCAATGGCTAAAGTTGCGTAAGAAGCAAGCTACAATTATCAAATTGGACTTTCAAAAAGTGTATGATAGGGTGAGATGGAGCTTTGTGGATATCGTGCTACAACAGATGGGCTTTGGTCCTAGATGGAGGGCATGGGTGAAGGAATGTGTGACTACAACGTCTATGTCGGTATTGATCAATGGGTCACCGGCTAAGCCGTTCAAGATGGAGAGAGGTCTTAGACAAGGTGATCCTCTCTCTCCCTTTCTGTTCGTTTTTGTTGTTAATGTCCTACACAGGATGGTGGGTGAGGCAGTCAGCAATGGACGTATTTCTCCACTGTTAGTGGGAAGAGACAATATAGAGTTGTCGCGTCTCCAATTTGTAGATGACACAATTATATTTTGCCCACAGGAAACGGAGACAATTGTGAACTATTGAGAAGTCAATTGTGAGAAGGAATGGGTGATGAATATGTGTGATTTGTTGGGTTATGCAGAAGCTACTCTACCTGTTAGGTATTTAGGAATTTTCCTTGGTGCAAACCCTCGCTTGGTGAAGACTTGGAAATCGATTATAGACAAGGTGGAAGATAAGCTTAGTCTATGGAAAACAAAGTCTCTTAACAAAGCTGGTAAACTAGTTCTCATAAAATCAGTTCTTAATAGCTTACCAGTATACTACTTAAGCTTGAATAAGATGCCAAAAGTGGTTGCGGACAAAATAATTGGGCTACAGAGAAGGTTCTTGTGGAGTAAAGAAGATGGGAATAACGGTATACCTCTTGTGAAATGGGAAATGGTGCAAGCTCTGAAAAAGCTAGGAGGTTTAGGGGTGGGAGATGCTGTAATCAGAAATGCGTCGCTGTTGTTCAAGTGGTGGTGGCACTTTTCGAAGAAAGATTGCCCATTGTGGAAGAAGGTTGCATGTTCTTGTTATCATTTGAACCCAACTGTAATGTTGTCAAAACATCCTTTACCATCAAGAGGTGGCCTGTGGAAAGATATTTGCCAGCTCAATGTTAAAGAGCATCAGGTTAGAGAAAGGATGATTAGTGGTTTGTCTATGGAGGTGGGAAATGGTAGACGTGTTCGATTTTGGGAGGATGATTGGTTACAAAGTGGCATGTTAAAAGATTGTTTTCCAAGACTCTTCTCTGTTTCAAATCAGCAAGGATATGTTATTAGGGACTGTGGGTTTTGTGATGGGCTGGAGTGGGTATGGAACTTTCAGTGGAGGAGAGAATTATTTCAATGGGAGCTAGAGTTACTTAATCAAGTTCATGAGCGACTACGGCCAGTTAGACTATCACTAATAGAGAGGATACAGTTATATGAAAATTTGACAGAACATGTGTTTTTTCTACTAATTCTTTTATGCAGGTGTTGCAGCAAGGGACCCTCTCAGAGGACATCACAAGTTACAGCTTCACTAGTGCCATATGGAGAGGTTTGATTCCTCCAAGGGTTgaactatttgcatggtttgt
This sequence is a window from Arachis duranensis cultivar V14167 chromosome 2, aradu.V14167.gnm2.J7QH, whole genome shotgun sequence. Protein-coding genes within it:
- the LOC107474817 gene encoding uncharacterized protein LOC107474817 — protein: MLKGGPRGLSDHCLLILEDTRLSAGPRPFRSLDSWFTHEGFLRMEKEECRFLCEGEFTNKLKALTVPLRRWHKDKFGDLDNRIKRFKEEIRKIDDMVSTGSYDRTVEARRKALVTCCAKWYARKEVHWKQMSRSQHAKDMDKNTRYFHNLASARKQNNRIDSLVINGRLVRNQSRIKVAITGFYKDLYRQGSAPMIGIHDGLVK